A window from gamma proteobacterium SS-5 encodes these proteins:
- a CDS encoding cell wall hydrolase yields the protein MPFRAIALAAALGCGLPTSLQASFIDADLIYSSGKSAAPKKTQRHRSARARARPKSELECMARNIYFEAGVEDAKGKIAVANVTMNRVKSKHYPRSVCGVVFQRGGKSCAFSWTCDAKGNRPPRNKLYRQSLQIARLALSGALKDVTGQADHYHADYVRPGWRKPDKLSARIGRHIFYKMLDG from the coding sequence ATGCCTTTCCGAGCAATCGCCCTCGCCGCCGCCCTTGGCTGCGGCCTGCCCACCAGTCTTCAGGCCTCCTTCATCGATGCCGACCTGATTTACTCCAGCGGCAAGTCCGCCGCGCCGAAAAAGACCCAGCGCCATCGGTCGGCGCGGGCACGGGCGCGGCCCAAGTCTGAGCTGGAATGCATGGCACGCAACATCTATTTCGAGGCCGGGGTGGAGGACGCCAAGGGCAAGATCGCCGTGGCCAATGTCACCATGAATCGGGTCAAATCCAAACACTACCCCCGCTCCGTCTGTGGCGTGGTATTTCAACGCGGGGGCAAGAGCTGCGCCTTCAGCTGGACCTGCGACGCCAAGGGCAACAGGCCGCCGCGCAACAAGCTCTATCGACAATCGCTGCAGATCGCACGGCTGGCCCTGTCTGGGGCGCTGAAGGATGTCACCGGCCAGGCCGACCACTACCACGCCGACTATGTGCGCCCCGGCTGGCGCAAGCCCGACAAGCTCAGCGCCCGTATCGGTCGGCATATCTTCTACAAGATGCTGGACGGTTGA